A genomic stretch from Xenopus laevis strain J_2021 chromosome 6S, Xenopus_laevis_v10.1, whole genome shotgun sequence includes:
- the LOC121395070 gene encoding uncharacterized protein LOC121395070: MGQYADVDSVAERIFQEKKTTTYRMCSKHFTEDCFMRSGNKRILKPNSIPTQFIQRKVTAVVTAKESAPTIPPGKRRRVDEDETIPSTSSTVVRIISRSVTVATQTEVKFFQNFGTSIDSTYFSKEVASGPDTVLITKEIAIQTGDDSVEAEQWRIEKDHLYPVAFSTPIRPPVHAITETPNSPDSEKSISPGDSNNGCHPLSDEESVQKAPLDSTYEPSESTSMQENVSATGDESTITEKVEAIHMRKFLIFEEQLDNLLYLCKCQHSGTTTCHSPIIDITKKIDGTLLEVHLTCLDGHKSLIWKSQPLSGQISLGNVSVANAIILTGSSFTKIKEFFALLSIPFFSATTYYKYQTQYVFPAIELAWQKEQESLYNEISDDAVVLAGDGQFDSPGYSAKFCTYTMMDLLSKIFLDFTVDQVIPKKSSGQMETLAFETCLRGILNKGIDVKIVATDRHPGIRNLILKEFENIDHQFDVWHLCKNIAKKLSAASKKKNGRDIASWIGAITNHLWWCAQTCDQNDDILVDKWKSLLYHIADKHSFRSLKHFKKCQHKKMSIAERKNGSLPHTQPILYWLK; the protein is encoded by the coding sequence ATGGGCCAATATGCTGATGTTGATTCAGTTGCAGAACGaattttccaagaaaaaaaaactacaacctATCGTATGTGTTCAAAACATTTCACTGAGGATTGCTTTATGAGAAGTGGAAATAAAAGAATCCTAAAACCAAATTCTATACCGACACAGTTCATACAACGCAAAGTAACTGCTGTGGTAACAGCAAAAGAATCAGCACCTACTATACCTCCTGGCAAAAGAAGAAGAGTCGATGAAGATGAAACAATACCAAGTACATCATCTACTGTAGTTCGAATTATATCCCGATCAGTGACAGTGGCAACTCAAACAGAAGTAAAATTTTTCCAAAACTTCGGCACATCAATCGACAGTACATATTTTTCAAAAGAAGTAGCAAGTGGACCAGACACTGTATTAATTACAAAAGAGATTGCTATCCAGACTGGAGATGATTCCGTCGAAGCTGAGCAATGGAGGATAGAGAAAGATCATTTATATCCAGTTGCATTTTCAACACCGATCAGACCTCCAGTTCATGCAATCACAGAAACACCTAATTCTCCTGATTCGGAAAAGTCAATAAGTCCTGGTGATTCCAATAATGGATGCCATCCATTATCTGATGAAGAAAGTGTCCAAAAAGCACCTTTGGATTCCACTTATGAACCATCTGAAAGCACAAGCATGCAAGAAAATGTCAGTGCAACTGGTGATGAATCAACTATTACTGAAAAAGTGGAAGCCATTCATATGAGgaaatttttaatatttgaagAACAGTTAGACAATTTACTTTATTTGTGTAAATGTCAACATTCAGGTACAACAACTTGTCACTCACCAATCATAGACATTACCAAAAAAATAGATGGTACTTTACTTGAAGTACACCTCACATGTCTAGATGGACACAAGTCGCTAATTTGGAAGTCACAACCATTGTCTGGCCAGATTTCACTAGGAAATGTTTCTGTCGCTAATGCTATAATTTTAACAGGATCATCATTCACTAAAATTAAAGAATTTTTTGCTCTACtttcaattccatttttttcagcaaccACCTACTACAAATACCAAACTCAATATGTTTTCCCGGCTATAGAATTGGCATGGCAGAAAGAGCAGGAATCTTTATATAATGAGATCTCGGATGATGCAGTAGTGCTTGCTGGTGACGGACAGTTTGATAGTCCAGGCTATAGTGCAAAGTTCTGCACATATACGATgatggacctattatccaaaatttttttagattttacagTTGATCAGGTGATCCCCAAAAAATCATCCGGTCAGATGGAAACATTAGCTTTTGAAACTTGTCTACGTGGAATTCTAAACAAGGGAATAGATGTGAAAATTGTCGCCACAGATCGTCATCCTGGTATACGAAACTTGATTTTAAAAGAATTCGAAAACATTGATCACCAATTTGATGTCTGGCATCTTTGTAAAAATATTGCCAAAAAATTGTCAGCTgccagtaaaaagaaaaatggaagggACATTGCATCATGGATTGGTGCAATAACCAATCATCTGTGGTGGTGCGCTCAAACATGCGACCAGAATGATGATATTTTAGTCGACAAATGGAAGTCTTTGTTATATCACATTGCCGACAAGCACTCTTTTCGTAGTCTAAAACACTTCAAAAAATGtcaacacaaaaaaatgtctATCGCAGAAAGAAAAAATGGATCACTGCCACACACCCAGCCCATACTGTACTGGCTAAAATAA